A stretch of the Aegilops tauschii subsp. strangulata cultivar AL8/78 chromosome 4, Aet v6.0, whole genome shotgun sequence genome encodes the following:
- the LOC109777452 gene encoding uncharacterized protein, translating to MTASSPRGLEIEPLTGSNFQTWKDSLLLHLAWHEVDLALRESKQVESEKGATGYAELKKAYNAKVEKWERSNKMALLIMNFSTPSEIKGAIPAKENATEYLKSVEAQLKGSEKVYADELLRKMFAKYDGNGSVREHILSTSNAATKLKTMKCDLNEELLVLLVFRSLPSQFNPFKISYSSLEIKRKLPELIAHCV from the coding sequence ATGACAGCTTCCAGTCCTCGTGGTCTCGAGATCGAGCCACTTACTGGTAGCAACTTCCAAACATGGAAGgactcgttgctattgcacctCGCCTGGCATGAGGTTGACCTCGCGCTAAGGGAAAGTAAACAAGTGGAATCTGAAAAAGGTGCCACTGGGTATGCTGAGCTTAAGAAAGCCTATAATGCTAAAGTTGAGAAGTGGGAGAGGTCAAACAAAATGGCGCTCCTAATTATGAACTTCTCCACCCCATCTGAGATTAAGGGGGCTATTCCCGCTAAAGAAAATGCCACAGAATATTTGAAATCGGTGGAAGCACAATTAAAGGGCTCAGAGAAAGTGTATGCAGATGAGCTTTTGCGCAAGATGTTTGCAAAATATGATGGAAATGGAAGTGTGAGGGAACACATTTTAAGTACGAGCAATGCCGCGACAAAGCTTAAAACCATGAAGTGTGACTTGAATGAAGAGCTTCTTGTGCTCCTAGTTTTTAGGTCACTACCCTCACAGTTCAACCCATTCAAGATAAGCTATAGTTCTCTTGAAATCAAGCGGAAACTACCAGAACTCATTGCACATTGCGTTTAG